From a region of the Mycolicibacterium sp. MU0050 genome:
- a CDS encoding MCE family protein, giving the protein MDAKIRGRVTVLLAAVTMLMLVTGCGSWRGLNSIPMPGTKGGGPGSYTIQAQLPDVSTVQENSRVRVGDVNVGTVTKIELQNMHALLTIRLDGDVDLPANTTAKVGQTSLLGSTHIELAAPADPQGRLSEGDVLPLASGAAYPNTEQTLSALSLLLNGGGVGKLQDITTALSTAFTGREHDLRELISQFDTFMTRLNSQTDDIIAATDSLNNLAGQVADRKPVVNKALATVPDALTVLSDQREILADAADKLGQFSAVANQAVSQSKEALVAELEDLGPVLEALANAGPDMTRSLSLLTTYPWAKETAANMFRGDYANLTAIIDLTLSRIDTGFFTGTRWEGDLTKLELQWGRTIGQTPSPYTAGNPLVVPYQADQGP; this is encoded by the coding sequence ATGGATGCGAAGATTCGAGGCCGGGTGACCGTCCTACTCGCAGCCGTGACGATGCTCATGTTGGTGACCGGGTGCGGGTCGTGGCGCGGTCTCAACTCGATCCCGATGCCGGGAACGAAGGGCGGCGGACCAGGCTCCTACACGATCCAGGCTCAGCTGCCCGATGTCTCGACGGTGCAGGAGAACTCACGCGTTCGAGTGGGTGACGTGAACGTGGGCACCGTGACCAAGATCGAACTGCAGAACATGCACGCCCTGCTCACCATCAGGCTCGACGGCGACGTCGATCTGCCGGCGAACACCACGGCCAAGGTCGGCCAGACGAGCCTGCTCGGGTCCACCCACATCGAGCTTGCCGCCCCGGCCGATCCGCAAGGGCGGTTGAGTGAGGGCGACGTGCTGCCCCTGGCGTCCGGTGCTGCATACCCCAACACGGAACAGACGCTCTCGGCGTTGTCGCTGCTGCTCAACGGCGGCGGCGTGGGCAAGCTGCAGGACATCACCACCGCCCTGAGCACCGCATTCACCGGGCGAGAACATGACCTGCGCGAGCTCATCAGCCAGTTCGACACGTTCATGACGCGGCTCAATTCCCAAACCGACGACATCATCGCGGCTACCGACAGCCTGAACAACCTGGCCGGCCAGGTTGCCGACCGGAAACCGGTGGTGAACAAGGCGTTGGCCACGGTTCCGGATGCTCTGACGGTCCTGAGCGACCAGCGCGAGATCCTCGCCGACGCAGCGGACAAGCTGGGCCAGTTCAGTGCCGTCGCCAATCAGGCCGTGAGCCAGAGCAAGGAGGCGTTGGTCGCCGAGCTCGAGGACCTCGGGCCGGTGTTGGAGGCCTTGGCCAACGCGGGGCCGGACATGACCCGCTCCCTGAGTCTGTTGACCACGTACCCGTGGGCCAAAGAGACGGCGGCGAACATGTTCCGCGGTGACTACGCGAACCTCACCGCCATCATCGACCTGACGCTGAGCCGCATCGACACCGGCTTCTTCACAGGGACACGTTGGGAGGGTGATCTCACCAAGCTCGAGCTCCAGTGGGGCCGGACCATCGGCCAGACCCCCAGCCCGTACACCGCGGGCAACCCCCTCGTCGTTCCCTACCAGGCCGATCAAGGACCGTAA